A window of the Loxodonta africana isolate mLoxAfr1 chromosome 3, mLoxAfr1.hap2, whole genome shotgun sequence genome harbors these coding sequences:
- the YIPF1 gene encoding protein YIPF1 isoform X1, protein MAAVDDLQFEEFGDAANSLAANPDDTTISIEGPGETPKRQPGPPRGSGREEDDELLGNDDSDKTELLAGQKKSSPFWTFEYYQTFFDVDTYQIFDRIKGSLLPIPGKNFVRLYIRSNPDLYGPFWICATLVFAIAISGNLSNFLIHLGEKTYHYVPQFRKVSIAATVIYAYAWLVPLALWGFLVWRNSKVMNIVSYSFLEIVCVYGYSLFIYVPTAILWIIPQKAVRWILVMVALGISGSVLAMTFWPAVREDNRRIALATIVTIVLLHMLLSVGCLAYFFDAPEMDHFPTTGTPNQTVTAAKSS, encoded by the exons ATGGCAGCTGTAGATGACTTGCAGTTTGAAG AATTTGGTGATGCAGCCAATTCTCTAGCAGCAAACCCAGATGACACCACGATAAGCATTGAGGGTCCTGGTGAAACCCCAAAGCGTCAACCAGGACCACCAAGAGGGTCTGGGAGAGAAGAGGATGATGAGTTACTGGGGAACGATGACTCTGACAAAACTGAG TTACTTGCTGGACAGAAGAAAAGCTCCCCCTTCTGGACATTTGAATACTATCAAACGTTCTTTGATGTGGACACTTACCAG ATCTTTGACAGAATAAAAGGGTCTCTCTTGCCGATACCAGGAAAAAACTTTGTGAGGTTATATATCCGCAGCAATCCAGATCTCTATG GCCCCTTTTGGATATGTGCCACATTGGTCTTTGCCATAGCAATTAGTGGGAATCTTTCCAACTTCTTAATCCATCTGGGGGAGAAGACTTACCATTATGTGCCCCAATTCCGAAAAG TGTCCATAGCAGCTACAGTCATCTACGCCTACGCCTGGCTGGTTCCTCTTGCACTCTGGGGTTTTCTTGTGTGGAGAAACAGCAAAGTTATGAACATTGTTTCGTATTCGTTTTTGGAGATTGTGTGCGTCTATGGATATTCACTCTTCATTTATGTCCCCACGGCA atACTGTGGATTATCCCCCAGAAAGCTGTTCGTTGGATTCTAGTCATGGTTGCCCTGGGCATCTCAGGATCCGTCTTGGCAATGACATTTTGGCCAGCTGTTCGTGAAGATAACCGGCGCATTGCATTGGCCACAATTGTGACGATTGTGCTGCTTCATATGCTTCTCTCTGTGGGCTGTTTG GCATACTTTTTTGATGCACCAGAGATGGATCATTTCCCGACTACAGGGACTCCAAACCAAACAGTTACAGCAGCCAAGTCCAGCTAA